From Papaver somniferum cultivar HN1 unplaced genomic scaffold, ASM357369v1 unplaced-scaffold_29, whole genome shotgun sequence, a single genomic window includes:
- the LOC113341433 gene encoding mRNA turnover protein 4 homolog has product MSDKELEEFRESEFQKAQAEEERKRKERIANRKNKRKDEMSEDRFLEEKGMREAQKREAIENSAIRKYSKENPFDEKSFKSDIINLKRGGSIYVFCFGYAKIQTTKYKNFIMSSLTKDNFSKVYIGGFNRELSKAVGFTREKELRPGLHEVGVVLDSDDVGVILTDKTEAELLTKLREYEELDFSKPGNMPMKTLNFDKDQVLPLPTRTSARKLFPLLRDLKMPVKLINNAGQTSIKLTENFIVCEERVRVTENASKILKHLKQKMFNYVIVPVCRWTDS; this is encoded by the coding sequence ATGTCTGATAAGGAACTGGAAGAGTTCCGTGAAAGCGAATTCCAAAAAGCACAAGCTGAAGAAGAACGAAAACGGAAAGAAAGAATAGCAAACCGTAAGAATAAGAGAAAAGATGAAATGTCAGAAGATAGATTCTTGGAAGAGAAAGGAATGCGCGAAGCCCAAAAGAGGGAAGCAATAGAAAATTCAGCAATAAGAAAATACTCCAAGGAAAACCCCTTTGATGAGAAATCTTTCAAGTCGGATATCATAAATCTCAAGCGGGGAGGAAGCATCTATGTTTTCTGTTTCGGTTATGCAAAGATTCAGACTACCAAATACAAGAATTTCATCATGAGCTCTCTCACCAAAGACAACTTCAGCAAGGTTTACATCGGAGGATTTAATAGAGAGCTGTCGAAGGCTGTAGGGTTTACCCGAGAAAAAGAACTCAGACCTGGCCTCCATGAAGTTGGAGTTGTGCTTGATAGTGACGATGTTGGTGTTATTTTAACTGACAAAACCGAGGCTGAATTGCTCACTAAGCTTCGCGAATATGAAGAACTAGATTTTTCAAAGCCAGGCAACATGCCAATGAAAACGCTGAATTTTGATAAAGATCAAGTTCTGCCTTTACCTACCAGGACTAGTGCAAGGAAATTGTTTCCCCTTCTACGGGACCTAAAAATGCCTGTTAAACTGATTAATAATGCCGGTCAAACGTCCATTAAGCTGACTGAAAATTTTATTGTTTGTGAAGAGAGAGTACGCGTGACAGAGAATGCCTCTAAAATTTTGAAACATCTCAAACAGAAGATGTTCAATTATGTCATTGTGCCGGTTTGCCGCTGGACTGACTCCTAA